Proteins co-encoded in one Bacteroidales bacterium genomic window:
- a CDS encoding AMP-binding protein, whose protein sequence is MDNFLHDRITEEDTYRYTLPEILQTRAKHTPDHTAFIFLRDGDDDEERITYKKLDQAASAIALRLIEMNLQGERALMLFPPGLEFVKALFGCFYAGVIAVPAYPPRKNRSLDRIKTLVIDSGAGIVLSITDIYQLFERSFSDLEELEQLTWLVTDNLDNTTPASKPPSLPAPQPADIALLQYTSGSTGQPKGVMVTHRNIIRNVDFIRQSFELSQKSVSVTWLPSFHDMGLIDGVIEPVYTGFPGVIIPPVAFLQKPVRWLKAISKYRGTHGGGPNFAFDLCVDGISEEEKQGIDLSSMNTLYCGAEPIRKTTFERFADVFKDFGFNSTALYPCYGMAETTLITSGPDAGRGPVYLGISGNAMEQNRIIPVSDSEPDVRYLVGVGYPWLDTNVRIVNPETLLLCQDDEVGEIWVSGSVVTAGYWNKTEETEKTFSAHIKDDPACNYLRTGDLGFFHQGELYISGRLKDLIIIHGRNYYPQDIEYLAETSHPVLRSNASAAFSVDVEEEEKLVIVAEVERTAIRDLDSEAVCEAIRQRVGEELELEVYAIQLLRTASIFKTSSGKTQRKACKEGFLQKTLEVVGESVLEKLPQPAETNITLADLVTIQAWLVAWIHTRLKIPIERIDMSKPIAAYGLSSMKAVRLQQDFLTRYGVNFPPYLFFEKISIGELCERALALVKEN, encoded by the coding sequence TTGGATAATTTCCTTCATGACCGGATAACAGAAGAGGATACTTACAGATATACTCTTCCTGAGATTCTTCAGACGCGGGCAAAGCATACCCCTGATCATACGGCCTTTATTTTTTTAAGGGATGGTGACGATGATGAAGAAAGGATTACTTACAAGAAATTAGACCAAGCCGCCAGCGCTATCGCTCTGCGTTTGATCGAAATGAATCTTCAGGGTGAGCGGGCGCTGATGTTGTTTCCGCCCGGACTGGAATTTGTCAAAGCGTTATTCGGATGTTTTTATGCGGGTGTGATTGCTGTACCGGCATACCCACCCCGGAAAAACCGTTCACTCGACAGGATAAAAACGCTGGTAATCGACTCCGGTGCCGGCATTGTTCTTTCTATCACTGACATTTACCAGCTATTCGAACGATCCTTCTCGGACCTGGAAGAACTAGAACAATTAACATGGCTGGTCACGGATAATCTTGACAATACAACCCCCGCCTCCAAGCCTCCAAGCCTCCCCGCTCCCCAACCTGCCGATATTGCGCTTCTTCAATATACATCCGGCTCCACGGGACAGCCCAAAGGAGTGATGGTCACTCACCGGAATATCATTCGCAATGTGGATTTTATCCGTCAAAGCTTTGAACTCTCTCAGAAAAGTGTTTCGGTAACGTGGCTTCCCAGTTTCCATGATATGGGCCTGATCGATGGCGTTATTGAACCAGTTTATACCGGATTTCCAGGAGTAATAATCCCCCCGGTGGCTTTTCTCCAGAAGCCTGTCCGATGGTTAAAAGCCATTTCAAAATACAGAGGCACCCATGGTGGAGGACCTAATTTTGCATTTGATCTTTGTGTTGATGGCATTTCTGAAGAGGAAAAACAAGGGATTGACCTGTCTTCCATGAATACCCTTTATTGCGGGGCAGAACCTATCCGCAAAACGACGTTCGAGAGGTTTGCGGATGTCTTTAAAGATTTTGGATTCAATTCCACGGCACTATATCCTTGTTATGGCATGGCTGAAACCACATTGATCACTTCCGGTCCTGATGCCGGCAGGGGTCCTGTATACCTTGGCATATCAGGCAATGCTATGGAACAAAACAGGATTATCCCGGTTTCAGATAGTGAACCGGATGTAAGGTATCTGGTTGGAGTCGGTTACCCATGGCTGGATACCAATGTCAGGATCGTGAATCCTGAGACATTGCTTCTTTGCCAGGACGATGAGGTTGGAGAGATATGGGTTTCCGGGTCCGTTGTCACAGCCGGTTACTGGAATAAGACCGAAGAAACTGAAAAAACATTCTCGGCTCATATCAAAGATGATCCTGCATGCAATTACTTACGAACCGGCGACTTGGGCTTCTTCCATCAGGGCGAACTCTATATTTCCGGAAGACTAAAGGATCTGATAATTATTCATGGCAGAAATTATTATCCCCAGGATATTGAATACCTTGCCGAGACCAGTCATCCTGTTTTGCGTTCCAATGCAAGTGCCGCTTTCTCCGTGGATGTGGAGGAAGAAGAGAAACTGGTTATTGTCGCAGAAGTGGAGCGAACAGCCATCCGGGACCTGGATTCAGAAGCAGTTTGTGAAGCCATCCGGCAACGGGTTGGCGAAGAACTTGAGCTTGAGGTTTATGCTATTCAGTTGCTCCGTACAGCTAGCATCTTTAAAACATCCAGCGGAAAGACCCAGCGAAAAGCCTGCAAGGAGGGATTTCTTCAAAAGACCTTGGAAGTAGTAGGTGAATCGGTTCTGGAAAAATTGCCGCAGCCCGCAGAAACCAATATCACATTGGCCGACCTGGTTACCATACAGGCCTGGTTGGTAGCCTGGATCCATACCCGGTTGAAAATCCCGATCGAACGCATCGATATGTCCAAACCCATAGCAGCATATGGTCTGAGTTCTATGAAAGCCGTCCGGCTCCAGCAGGATTTTCTTACAAGGTATGGAGTGAACTTTCCCCCTTACCTCTTTTTTGAAAAAATTTCCATCGGGGAACTCTGTGAGAGGGCTTTAGCGTTAGTTAAAGAAAATTAA